One genomic region from Xyrauchen texanus isolate HMW12.3.18 chromosome 4, RBS_HiC_50CHRs, whole genome shotgun sequence encodes:
- the LOC127638597 gene encoding surfeit locus protein 4-like, translated as MAQNDLMSNAEDVADQFLRMTKQYLPHIARLCLISTFLEDGIRMWFQWSEQKEYIDMTWGCGFFLATLFVLINLLGQLGGCILILSRNFVQYACFGLFGIIALQTVAYSILWDPKFLMRNLALGGGLLLLLAESRSEGRSMFAGVPTMRESSPKQYMQLGGRVLLVLMFMTLLHFDTSFLSILQNMVGTALIVLVAIGFKTKLAALTLVIWLLAVNVYFNAFWTIPAYKPMHDFLKYDFFQTTSVIGGLLLIVALGPGGVSMDEKKKEW; from the exons ATGGCTCAGAATGATTTGATGAGCAATGCGGAGGACGTGGCGGATCAG TTCCTTAGGATGACGAAGCAGTACCTGCCTCACATAGCGCGCCTCTGTCTGATTAGCACATTTCTGGAGGATGGCATTCGGATGTGGTTCCAGTGGAGTGAGCAGAAAGAGTATATCGACATGACGTGGGGATGTGGGTTCTTCCTTGCCACACTGTTTGTCTTAATCAACTTGTTAGGGCAGCTGG GTGGCTGTATACTGATCCTGAGCAGAAATTTTGTTCAGTATGCCTGCTTTGGATTATTCGGAATCATCGCCTTGCAG ACTGTTGCCTATAGCATTCTTTGGGACCCAAAGTTTTTGATGAG GAATTTGGCCCTGGGTGGAGGTCTGTTGCTGCTCCTTGCTGAGTCCCGCTCTGAGGGCAGGAGTATGTTTGCTGGAGTTCCCACTATGAGAGAGAGCTCTCCTAAGCAGTACATGCAGCTCGGAGGCAGAGTCCTGTTGGTGCTCATGTTTATGACGCTGCTTCACTTTGACACAAGCTTCCTCTCG ATCTTGCAGAACATGGTGGGTACCGCTCTTATTGTCCTAGTGGCTATTGGCTTTAAGACTAAGCTGGCTGCTCTCACCCTGGTCATCTGGCTGCTGGCAGTCAACGTGTACTTCAATGCTTTCTGGACCATACCAGCCTACAAACCCATGCATGACTTCCTCAAGTACGACTTCTTCCAGACCACATCTGTCATCGGAGGCCTTCTGCTGATAGTAGCACTAGGTCCAGGTGGAGTGTCTATggatgagaaaaagaaagagtggTGA